The following proteins are co-located in the Camarhynchus parvulus chromosome 19, STF_HiC, whole genome shotgun sequence genome:
- the TRPV3 gene encoding transient receptor potential cation channel subfamily V member 3: protein MIKDNNEIVPLMGKKTNPPGNPPANQQEKKVTEGTPTKKSSHFFLEIDGFESNASPNNTSPPVFSKPMDSNIRPCASANGEDMDSPQSLQDDATEYSPNVDSCGATTCQGPELRSARKKLKRNLFRAVSEGNVEELQRLLAELRERSGACTSLPVPDYLMKKFTASDTGKTCLMKALLNINQNTNEIVNMLLSFAEENGILERFINAAYTEEAYRGQTALNIAIERRQYEITQSLIEKGADVNAHAQGIFFNPKHKHEGFYFGETALALAACTNQPDIIELLMDNARTNISSQDSRGNNILHALVTVAEDSKTQNDFVIRMYDMILLKSKDRNLETTKNKEGLTPLQLAAKTGKLEILKYILSREIREKPNRSLSRKFTDWAYGPVQSSLYDLTELDTTADNSVLEIIVYNTNIGNRHEMLTLEPLNSLLRMKWKKFARHMFFMSCCFYFLYNVTLTLVSYHRPNENEAPPYPLALTRGVGWLQLSGQVMVMLGAIFLAIKESVAIFLLRPSDLQSILSDAWFHFAFFIQALLVIFSVFLYLFSYKEHLVCLVLAMALGWANMLYFTRGFQSMGIYSVMIQKVILQDVIKFLVVYIVFLLGFGVALAALIETCQEGGECHSNSSLGPVLMDLFKLTLGLGDLEIQQNSKYPVLFLLLLITFVVLTFVLLLNMLIALMGETVEDISKESEHIWKLQRARTILEFEKFLPKCLRKKFQLGERCKVAENDTRVCLRINEVKWTEWKTHVSFINEDPGPTDPSKIQDNSRTNSKNTLNTFEEMDDLPETSV, encoded by the exons ATGATTAAAGATAACAACGAAATTGTTCCACTAATGggcaagaaaacaaacccacctGGAAATCCCCCTGCAAACCAGCAAGAGAAAAAGGTGACTGAAGGCACTCCCACCAAGAAAAG TTCCCACTTTTTCCTGGAGATTGATGGTTTTGAAAGCAATGCCAGTCCCAATAACACCTCTCCCCCTGTGTTTTCCAAACCCATGGATTCCAATATTCGCCCCTG tgcATCTGCAAATGGGGAAGACATGGATTCCCCCCAGTCTCTTCAGGATGATGCCACTGAATACAGCCCCAACGTGGACAGCTGTGG TGCTACCACATGCCAAGGGCCTGAGCTGAGGAGTGCCAGGAAGAAGCTGAAGAGGAACCTGTTCCGGGCAGTGTCCGAGGGGAatgtggaggagctgcagcggctgctggctgagctcagggagcGCTCGGGTGCCTGCACCTCCCTGCCCGTGCCAG ATTACCTGATGAAGAAGTTCACAGCTTCAGACACTGGCAAAACTTGTCTGATGAAAGCTCTGCTGAACATCAACCAGAACACAAATGAGATAGTGAACATGCTCCTGTcctttgcagaggaaaatggcattttggaGAGATTTATCAATGCAGCATACACAGAAGAGGCTTATAGAG GCCAGACAGCTCTAAACATTGCCATTGAGAGGAGACAGTATGAAATCACCCAGAGCCTCATAGAGAAAGGAGCTGATGTCAATGCTCATGCCCAGGGTATTTTCTTTAATCCCAAACACAAGCATGAAGGCTTTTATTTTG GTGAGACTGCCCTGGCTTTGGCAGCATGTACCAACCAGCCAGACATAATTGAGCTGTTAATGGACAATGCCAGGACCAATATTTCCTCTCAGGATTCCAGAGGAAACAACATCCTCCATGCATTAGTGACTGTGGCAGAGGACTCCAAAACACAGAATGACTTTGTGATCAGAATGTATGACATGATCCTGCTgaaaagcaaagacagaaaTCTGGAAACAACCAAGAATAAGGAGGGTTTGACACCGCTGCAATTAGCCGCAAAAACTGGGAAATTAGAG ATTCTAAAGTACATCCTGAGCAGAGAGATCAGAGAGAAGCCAAACAGGAGCCTGTCAAGAAAATTCACAGACTGGGCTTATGGTCCTGTTCAGTCTTCTCTGTATGACCTGACAGAGCTGGACACCACTGCTGACAACTCAGTGCTGGAAATCATTGTCTATAACACAAATATTGGA aatCGTCATGAAATGCTGACTTTGGAGCCTCTGAACTCACTGCTGAGGATGAAATGGAAGAAGTTTGCAAGGCACATGTTCTTCATGTCctgctgtttttatttcctgtacAATGTGACATTAACATTGGTTTCCTACCACAGGCCTAATGAAAATGAA GCTCCTCCTTATCCACTGGCTCTGACCCGAGGAgtggggtggctgcagctgtcAGGACAGGTGATGGTTATGTTAGGAGCAATATTTTTAGCCATAAAAgag AGTGTGGCCATCTTCCTGCTCAGGCCCTCAGACCTGCAGTCCATTCTCTCTGATGCCTGGTTCCACTTTGCATT ttttatACAAGCTTTGCTTGTGATCTTCTCTGTCTTTTTGTACTTGTTTTCCTACAAAGAACACCTGGTGTGTCTTGTTTTGGCAATGGCCCTTGGCTGGGCCAATATGCTCTATTTCACCAGAGGTTTCCAGTCCATGGGCATTTACAGTGTGATGATTCAAAAG GTAATTCTGCAAGATGTGATCAAGTTTTTGGTTGTATACATCGTGTTTCTGCTGGGATTTGGTGTAG ctctggctgccctgatTGAGACGTGCCAGGAGGGTGGGGAGTGCCACTCCAACAGCAGCCTGGGGCCTGTCCTGATGGATCTGTTCAAGCTCACCCTGGGGCTGGGTGACCTGGAGATCCAGCAGAACTCCAAGTACCCCGTCctgttcctcctgctcctcatcACTTTCGTTGTGCTGACTTTTGTTCTTCTCTTGAACATGCTGATTGCCCTAATGGGAGAAACTGTGGAGGATATTTCTAAGGAGAGTGAGCACATCTGGAAACTCCAG AGAGCCAGGACTATTCTggaatttgaaaaatttttacCAAAATGCCTGAGGaaaaaattccagctgggagaaCGGTGTAAAGTGGCTGAAAATGACACCAGGGTGTGTTTAAG GATTAATGAAGTGAAATGGACCGAGTGGAAAACCCATGTTTCATTTATTAATGAAGATCCAGGGCCAACAG ATCCAAGCAAAATTCAAGATAATTCAAGAACTAATAGCAAAAACACCTTGAATACGTTTGAAGAAATGGATGATTTGCCTGAAACCTCTGTTTAG
- the ASPA gene encoding aspartoacylase: MSSPCARVRRVGLFGGTHGNELSGVLLVRHWQQDGAEIQRAGVQVKPFLTNPRAVERCTRYIDCDLNRVFDPESLGRPVVEDIPYEVRRAQEINHIFGPKGSDDAYDLIFDLHNTTSNMGGTIILENSRDDFTIQMVHYIKNALAPEPCPALLIEHPSLKYATTRSVAKHPVGVEVGPQPQGVARADVLDKMRKIVKHGLDFVQLFNEGKEFPPCTIEVFKIMEKVDYPRNKNGEIIAIIHPKLQDQDWQPLKNGDPQFLTLDGEVIPYQGDCTVYPTFINEAAYYEKKQAFVKTEKIKLSAKHLRLSEKSTS, translated from the exons ATGAGCTCCCCGTGTGCCCGGGTGAGACGGGTCGGGCTCTTCGGGGGCACTCACGGCAATGAATTATCGGGGGTGCTGCTGGtcaggcactggcagcaggatggagctgagaTCCAGAGAGCAGGAGTGCAGGTGAAACCATTCCTCACCAaccccagggctgtggagaGGTGCACCAGGTACATTGACTGTGATCTCAACCGGGTTTTTGACCCCGAGAGCCTTGG CAGGCCAGTGGTGGAAGATATTCCATATGAAGTGAGGAGGGCTCAGGAAATCAATCATATATTTGGTCCCAAAGGTAGTGATGATGCCTATGACCTTATTTTTGACCTTCACAACACCACTTCTAACATGGGTGGTACCATTATTCTTGAAAACTCCAGGGATGACTTTACAATTCAAATGGTTCATTATATCAAG AACGCTTTGGCTCCAGAaccttgtcctgctctgctgattGAACATCCCAGCCTGAAATATGCAACAACTCGCTCTGTGGCAAAACATCCTGTTG GTGTGGAGGTGGGGCCCCAGCCACAAGGTGTTGCCAGAGCTGATGTTTTGGACAAAATGAGGAAGATTGTCAAACATGGCCTTGATTTTGTGCAACTTTTTAATGAAG GCAAGGAATTTCCACCATGCACaattgaagtttttaaaataatggagaaaGTAGATTATCCCAGGAATAAGAATGGTGAAATTATTGCAATAATTCATCCTAAACTACAG GATCAAGACTGGCAGCCACTGAAGAATGGTGATCCTCAATTTTTGACTCTTGATGGAGAAGTTATTCCATATCAGGGGGACTGTACAGTCTATCCAACATTTATTAATGAAGCTGCATattatgaaaagaaacaagcttttgtaaaaacagagaaaatcaAACTCTCTGCAAAACACCTCAGGTTGTCAGAGAAGAGCACTTCTTAA